One window of Chryseobacterium sp. JJR-5R genomic DNA carries:
- a CDS encoding SDR family oxidoreductase, with amino-acid sequence MGQKIKKVLVIGIKGMAGHVLYNYLQKNDSHEVYGIARNISETAREFSLDVSDTVRLKEIIEDHNFDFIINCIGILNKDAEDHPAKAIWFNSYFPHFLEEVTKEMKTRVIQISTDCVFNGRRGQYKEDDVKDGEGFYAQSKALGEITNHKDLTVRTSIIGPELNKDGIGLFHWFMNQSGEVNGYTSALWSGVTTLELAKAVEFLIENPLQGLVHLTNGIPINKYDLITAFKEVWDRKDIRINSYDGKKADKSLVKSKTLDYQVPGYREMLEEQKHWMMEFSNFYTY; translated from the coding sequence ATGGGACAAAAAATAAAAAAAGTACTGGTTATAGGCATCAAAGGTATGGCGGGCCATGTTCTTTATAATTATCTTCAAAAAAATGATAGCCATGAAGTATATGGTATAGCAAGAAACATTAGTGAAACCGCGAGGGAATTTTCTTTAGACGTTTCTGATACTGTCAGATTAAAGGAAATCATTGAAGATCATAACTTTGATTTTATCATAAATTGCATCGGGATCCTGAATAAAGACGCCGAAGATCATCCCGCAAAAGCAATCTGGTTCAACAGCTATTTCCCGCATTTTTTAGAAGAAGTAACAAAAGAGATGAAAACCAGGGTTATCCAGATCAGTACAGACTGTGTTTTCAATGGCAGGCGCGGACAGTATAAAGAAGATGATGTTAAGGACGGTGAGGGTTTTTATGCCCAGTCTAAAGCTTTGGGAGAAATTACCAACCATAAGGATCTTACGGTAAGAACTTCCATTATCGGTCCTGAACTTAACAAAGACGGCATCGGCCTTTTTCACTGGTTTATGAATCAGTCAGGCGAAGTCAACGGGTATACTTCTGCCCTTTGGAGCGGGGTGACCACACTGGAATTGGCCAAAGCAGTGGAATTCCTTATAGAAAACCCGTTGCAGGGCCTGGTGCACCTTACGAACGGTATTCCGATCAATAAATATGACCTGATTACGGCATTTAAAGAAGTTTGGGACAGGAAAGACATACGGATAAATTCTTATGACGGGAAAAAGGCAGATAAGTCTTTGGTAAAATCAAAAACTTTAGATTATCAGGTTCCGGGCTACAGGGAAATGCTTGAAGAACAAAAACACTGGATGATGGAATTCTCTAATTTTTATACATACTGA
- the wecB gene encoding non-hydrolyzing UDP-N-acetylglucosamine 2-epimerase, with the protein MKKLKVVTILGTRPEIIRLTECIKKCDHYFEHILIHTGQNYDYELNEIFFEDLDLRRPDYFLNVVGAHLGETIGNVISKSYEILSKEKPDALLVLGDTNSVLSTIAAKRLKIPIFHMEAGNRCFDQNVPEEINRKISDHISDINLTYTENSRRYLLSEGFRKDHVFVTGSPLREVLDKYQDKIQQSDVVERLGLKESGFIVVSAHREENIDLGDNFEVLVESINAVAEKYNMPVIFSTHPRTKTRIEKNNIKFHPLIQNVAPLGFFDYVKLQSKSFIVLSDSGTISEESAMMGFPAVSIRTSTERPEAIDAGTIVLGGISKNQMLNAIEVSKGLFDPAVDLSFEYNVKNTSDRVVKAIQSYTAIVNKVIWDKK; encoded by the coding sequence ATGAAAAAATTAAAAGTAGTAACAATATTAGGGACAAGGCCTGAGATTATCCGTCTGACAGAATGTATCAAGAAATGCGATCATTATTTTGAGCACATTTTGATCCATACCGGCCAGAATTATGATTATGAGCTTAACGAGATTTTCTTTGAAGACCTGGACCTTCGCAGGCCTGATTATTTTCTGAATGTGGTTGGGGCTCACTTAGGAGAAACAATTGGCAATGTAATTTCCAAATCCTATGAAATCCTTTCGAAAGAAAAACCGGATGCATTGCTGGTTCTGGGAGATACCAACAGTGTCTTAAGCACGATTGCAGCAAAAAGGCTGAAAATCCCGATCTTTCATATGGAAGCAGGCAACAGGTGTTTTGACCAGAATGTTCCTGAAGAGATTAACAGAAAAATATCAGACCATATCAGTGATATCAACCTTACCTATACAGAAAACAGCAGAAGGTATCTGCTGAGCGAAGGGTTCCGCAAAGACCATGTGTTTGTAACAGGTTCTCCGTTAAGAGAAGTTTTAGATAAATATCAGGATAAAATTCAGCAAAGTGATGTTGTTGAAAGGCTTGGATTAAAAGAATCCGGATTTATAGTAGTAAGTGCACACAGGGAAGAAAATATAGACCTAGGGGATAATTTTGAAGTTCTGGTGGAATCCATTAATGCCGTTGCTGAAAAATACAATATGCCTGTCATTTTTTCTACCCATCCGCGGACAAAAACCAGGATTGAAAAAAATAACATTAAATTTCATCCATTAATCCAGAATGTGGCCCCATTAGGTTTCTTTGACTATGTAAAATTACAAAGCAAATCTTTTATTGTCCTTTCGGACAGCGGCACCATTAGTGAAGAATCTGCGATGATGGGCTTTCCGGCAGTAAGTATCAGAACAAGCACGGAGAGGCCGGAAGCAATTGATGCCGGAACAATCGTACTGGGAGGGATTTCTAAAAACCAGATGTTAAACGCCATTGAAGTATCCAAAGGCCTGTTTGACCCTGCTGTTGATCTGTCATTTGAATATAATGTAAAAAATACTTCAGACCGGGTGGTCAAAGCAATCCAGAGCTATACAGCCATTGTAAATAAAGTGATATGGGACAAAAAATAA
- a CDS encoding glycosyltransferase family 4 protein: MYSDMVNVFHQNGHRVFPMAPADSQENKSFVSTEEGIDVLRIKTLDVFSKNKFIKGFANILLSNQFKKGYNRFWKKNKIDLIIVATPSVMFAGFVSYLKKYTGAKVLLMQKDIFPQNAVDLGLMKKDGLTYNFFKKNEVKLLSEADYIGCTSPGNIAYLLKHYDFLKNKKVELLYNSTKLLEFSSDKNIRTKYHLGHKFIVVFGGNMGKPQQLENVLSLAKKCSVYEDVKFLIIGTGTEVEELKREAGKMQLHNLQFVDKVPREEYFQLLSNCNIGLISLHQNFTVPNTPMKLNDYLNAEIPVLASIDRGNDLGILLEKNSMGKFAYADAPDDLFSAFKELYEDKSKCHELGQNGKKFCLENLSADKSYETILEIIKDV, encoded by the coding sequence ATGTACAGTGATATGGTCAATGTGTTTCACCAAAACGGACACAGGGTTTTTCCAATGGCCCCTGCTGATAGTCAGGAAAACAAATCTTTTGTTTCCACGGAAGAAGGGATTGACGTTTTAAGAATAAAAACGCTGGATGTTTTCAGTAAAAATAAATTCATAAAAGGATTTGCAAACATTTTGCTTTCAAATCAGTTCAAAAAAGGCTACAACAGGTTTTGGAAGAAAAACAAAATAGATCTTATCATTGTCGCCACACCTTCAGTCATGTTTGCCGGGTTTGTTTCATACCTGAAAAAATATACCGGAGCTAAAGTTCTTTTGATGCAGAAGGATATTTTCCCGCAGAATGCAGTTGATCTGGGGCTCATGAAAAAAGACGGACTAACCTATAATTTTTTCAAGAAAAATGAAGTAAAGCTTTTATCTGAAGCGGATTATATCGGATGCACGTCCCCCGGAAACATTGCTTATCTTCTGAAACATTATGATTTTCTGAAAAACAAAAAAGTAGAACTTTTATATAACAGCACCAAACTGCTAGAATTTTCGTCAGATAAAAATATCCGGACAAAATACCACCTTGGCCATAAATTTATTGTGGTTTTCGGGGGAAATATGGGAAAGCCTCAGCAGCTTGAGAATGTACTTTCTTTGGCAAAAAAATGCAGCGTTTATGAAGATGTGAAGTTTCTTATTATCGGTACCGGTACAGAAGTTGAAGAACTGAAGAGGGAAGCAGGTAAAATGCAATTGCACAATCTTCAGTTTGTTGATAAAGTTCCCAGAGAAGAATACTTTCAGCTCTTGTCAAATTGTAATATCGGTTTGATAAGCCTTCACCAAAACTTCACCGTTCCCAACACGCCGATGAAGCTTAACGATTATTTAAATGCGGAAATTCCTGTGCTGGCATCTATTGACAGGGGAAATGATCTGGGGATTCTGCTGGAAAAGAACAGCATGGGTAAATTTGCCTATGCAGATGCTCCGGACGATCTGTTTTCTGCTTTTAAGGAACTGTACGAAGATAAATCCAAATGTCATGAATTGGGGCAGAACGGGAAAAAATTCTGTCTCGAAAATCTTTCTGCAGACAAATCATATGAAACAATATTAGAAATAATAAAAGATGTATAA